In Hevea brasiliensis isolate MT/VB/25A 57/8 unplaced genomic scaffold, ASM3005281v1 Scaf176, whole genome shotgun sequence, a genomic segment contains:
- the LOC110669416 gene encoding putative cytochrome c oxidase subunit 5C-4 isoform X1: MVDNTLLPFSPIVCWSVWVLLKPPCLLSVLSPLSLQFLVLSPSRVTDIYLQRNMGAAHKIAHVAYKGPSVMKEIIYGIALGLTAGGSWQINHWNNQRRTREFYDLLERGEISVVVEEE, from the exons ATGGTCGACAATACTCTGCTACCTTTTTCTCCTATTGTCTGTTGGTCTGTCTGGGTTCTTCTAAAGCCGCCATGCCTTCTCTCTGTTCTCTCACCACTCTCTCTGCAGTTCTTAGTTCTATCTCCATCGAGAGTCACTG ATATTTACTTACAGCGAAACATGGGTGCTGCTCATAAGATTGCACATGTTGCTTACAAGGGTCCAAGTGTGATGAAAGAGATCATTTATGGAATAGCTCTTGGCCTTACTGCTGGAGGTTCGTGGCAAATAAATCATTGGAATAATCAAAGGCGAACCAGGGAATTCTATGATCTTTTAGAAAGAGGTGAAATCAGTGTTGTGGTGGAAGAAGAGTAA
- the LOC110669416 gene encoding putative cytochrome c oxidase subunit 5C-4 isoform X2: MGAAHKIAHVAYKGPSVMKEIIYGIALGLTAGGSWQINHWNNQRRTREFYDLLERGEISVVVEEE, from the coding sequence ATGGGTGCTGCTCATAAGATTGCACATGTTGCTTACAAGGGTCCAAGTGTGATGAAAGAGATCATTTATGGAATAGCTCTTGGCCTTACTGCTGGAGGTTCGTGGCAAATAAATCATTGGAATAATCAAAGGCGAACCAGGGAATTCTATGATCTTTTAGAAAGAGGTGAAATCAGTGTTGTGGTGGAAGAAGAGTAA